In one window of Ruminococcus albus AD2013 DNA:
- a CDS encoding S1 RNA-binding domain-containing protein, producing the protein MTKYLPEGKVFNSPENRFYIQSADHMAEAMAKGIILEGHAVMCTTEHDLVVELPFGKGIIPRTEGAVGISEGTTRDIALLSRVNKTVCFKVNDIITDEKGVTAILSRRAAQEECLEKYISKLQCGDVIPAKVTHLEPFGAFVDIGCGLPSLIPIDAISVSRISHPNDRFFNGQDIYAAVKNISGERICLTHKELLGTWQQNASIFSAGETVGGVIRSVEPYGIFIELAPNLAGLAEPKDGVSAGQAASVYIKALIPEKMKVKLIIVDVFENLCFPSKINYFISSGRLNKWEYSTKESSKTMVSIF; encoded by the coding sequence ATGACAAAATACCTACCCGAGGGAAAGGTGTTCAACTCACCTGAAAACAGGTTTTATATCCAAAGTGCAGACCATATGGCAGAAGCAATGGCTAAAGGTATCATACTTGAAGGACACGCTGTTATGTGTACAACAGAACACGATCTTGTGGTGGAGCTGCCCTTTGGAAAAGGCATTATCCCCCGTACAGAAGGCGCCGTCGGTATATCAGAAGGAACAACAAGAGATATAGCACTGCTTTCGCGGGTAAACAAGACCGTCTGCTTCAAAGTCAATGATATCATAACTGATGAAAAAGGCGTTACAGCAATACTCTCCCGCCGTGCGGCACAGGAAGAATGTCTCGAAAAATACATATCAAAGCTTCAATGTGGTGATGTTATCCCGGCAAAGGTCACACATCTGGAACCATTCGGGGCTTTTGTTGATATCGGCTGCGGGTTGCCGTCCCTGATACCCATAGACGCAATATCGGTATCCCGAATATCTCACCCGAATGACCGATTTTTCAACGGTCAGGATATTTACGCCGCTGTAAAGAATATCTCCGGTGAAAGGATATGTCTTACCCACAAGGAACTTCTCGGCACATGGCAGCAGAATGCTTCAATATTCTCCGCAGGGGAAACTGTGGGCGGAGTTATACGTTCAGTGGAACCATACGGCATTTTCATTGAACTTGCCCCGAACCTCGCAGGCCTTGCGGAACCCAAAGATGGAGTGTCAGCAGGACAGGCGGCAAGTGTATACATAAAAGCCTTGATACCCGAAAAAATGAAGGTTAAATTAATTATAGTTGATGTATTTGAAAATCTTTGTTTTCCAAGTAAAATTAATTACTTCATTAGTTCGGGCAGACTTAACAAATGGGAGTATTCAACCAAGGAAAGCAGCAAAACAATGGTCTCGATCTTCTGA
- a CDS encoding fibronectin type III domain-containing protein, whose product MVNLKKIAVIVMTLAVVFVMTDMSGIKASALSSAKAAVPKFAAEKTYESSYTHPYNKQIDTITLHWGKTKGANRYQVYVKGGKYKNWTRYCTTTNNVVSVKKLSRATEYKFKVRAVYSGNTYSSFSPVQTIRTARMNYDKAGWEAMCRIVYHEVGRINDNMWDKPIVYVSDCVVNRYVSAKYCNDPLWTPFYKNYNNIQSIIYQSGGFMSDYGLTRDGCKYSNVADKCKVAVWGAVYGTPSYKGIKNDYSVYYWCNRSYYTSSNKIAYSFKIPWGYFSIWRTYWG is encoded by the coding sequence ATGGTGAATTTGAAGAAAATAGCAGTTATCGTGATGACGCTTGCTGTCGTGTTCGTTATGACGGATATGTCTGGTATCAAAGCTTCGGCTTTGTCTTCAGCAAAGGCTGCAGTTCCAAAGTTTGCAGCTGAAAAGACCTATGAGTCTTCTTATACTCATCCGTACAACAAGCAGATAGATACTATAACTCTCCACTGGGGCAAGACCAAGGGTGCCAACAGGTATCAGGTATATGTCAAGGGTGGAAAGTACAAGAACTGGACAAGATACTGCACAACAACCAACAACGTTGTATCTGTTAAAAAGCTCTCTCGTGCAACAGAGTATAAATTCAAAGTAAGAGCAGTATATTCTGGCAATACTTATTCTTCTTTCTCTCCTGTACAGACTATACGCACTGCACGTATGAACTATGACAAGGCAGGCTGGGAAGCTATGTGCCGTATAGTTTATCATGAGGTCGGCAGGATCAATGACAATATGTGGGATAAGCCCATCGTTTATGTTTCAGACTGTGTAGTTAACCGTTATGTTTCGGCTAAGTACTGCAACGACCCCCTGTGGACTCCTTTCTACAAGAATTATAATAATATCCAGTCCATAATCTACCAGAGCGGCGGATTCATGTCGGATTACGGTCTTACCAGAGACGGCTGCAAGTATAGTAACGTAGCTGACAAGTGCAAGGTAGCTGTCTGGGGCGCTGTTTACGGAACTCCTTCCTACAAGGGCATCAAGAATGATTACAGTGTTTACTACTGGTGCAACAGAAGCTACTACACCAGCAGCAACAAGATAGCTTATTCTTTCAAGATACCGTGGGGCTATTTCTCCATCTGGAGGACCTACTGGGGATAA
- a CDS encoding M50 family metallopeptidase — MADNKRKNSSKLLLMAMGGIVGAVAGFLMMKYLVNSDSNASGGEKLLNAFVILISLTVTYFLGIIIHEAGHLVMGLLTGYKFVSFRIGSYILVRQNGKFAIRRFAVAGTAGQCLMTHDIVEKDEDIPYFWYNFGGVLFNLVSAALLGLVYLNTSSRLLATYSVIGMFVYLYLGIMNILPLKKFGLANDGSNILECYRDPGVRRLILDVLIINAEQSQGKTLDSMPDELFEIRDGDDSISAVSIKLFRAARELERGNYESAKAIYREILEKKDLVELLVKETQCELMFCCIMTGEPAKVIDELYDDELQKYIQRSAKFLLSRQRLMYAYYYIYKQDKVNTDKVYNLALDMAKQNYNLGDAKAEMGIIEHIKENY, encoded by the coding sequence ATGGCTGATAATAAAAGAAAAAACAGTTCAAAGCTGCTGTTAATGGCGATGGGCGGTATAGTCGGTGCGGTGGCAGGATTTTTAATGATGAAGTACCTGGTCAATAGCGACAGCAATGCAAGCGGCGGAGAAAAACTGCTTAATGCATTTGTGATATTAATATCGCTGACAGTTACTTACTTTCTTGGTATAATCATACATGAAGCGGGACATCTGGTAATGGGTCTGCTTACAGGGTACAAGTTTGTATCATTTCGTATCGGTTCGTATATTCTGGTAAGACAGAACGGTAAATTCGCAATCAGGAGATTTGCCGTAGCGGGAACAGCGGGTCAATGTCTTATGACGCATGATATTGTGGAAAAAGATGAAGACATACCTTATTTCTGGTATAACTTCGGCGGTGTGCTGTTTAATCTGGTATCCGCTGCTTTGCTAGGGCTGGTCTATCTGAATACGTCGAGCAGACTGCTTGCTACGTATTCGGTGATCGGTATGTTCGTATATTTATACCTTGGTATTATGAATATTCTGCCGCTGAAAAAATTCGGGCTGGCTAATGACGGTTCTAATATTTTAGAATGTTACCGAGATCCCGGCGTGCGTCGTCTGATACTTGATGTTCTCATTATCAATGCCGAACAATCGCAAGGTAAAACACTTGACAGTATGCCCGATGAACTATTTGAGATCAGGGACGGCGATGATTCCATAAGTGCTGTCAGCATTAAATTGTTCCGTGCTGCAAGAGAACTGGAAAGAGGAAATTACGAATCGGCAAAAGCCATATACAGGGAGATACTGGAAAAGAAAGACCTTGTGGAGTTATTAGTCAAGGAAACTCAATGCGAACTGATGTTTTGCTGTATTATGACAGGTGAACCTGCCAAGGTAATTGATGAACTTTATGATGATGAACTTCAAAAATACATACAGCGATCAGCTAAGTTTTTGCTTAGCAGACAGCGATTGATGTACGCATACTATTATATATATAAGCAGGATAAAGTCAACACTGACAAGGTATATAACTTGGCATTAGATATGGCAAAGCAGAATTATAATCTTGGCGATGCCAAAGCTGAAATGGGTATCATAGAGCATATCAAGGAAAATTACTGA
- a CDS encoding ComEA family DNA-binding protein: MNNELREKAKKYGIYAVLAAALLISAAVSAVLDKKESKRVIIYSTSGTENTIGQDESSKLKTEKSKSITTKKTSKVTEAKTTKQTTSKTSKTTKVKTSRTTKPTKETSEISFPIDINLATYDELLAINGIGEGTARAILDLKNRVGVITYMEMLLEISGIGESKLAVLSEYLYVDDADYSPPPDTTTEIHTTVPAETPPPETTVTEPPEDITDSSTLTETEPPVKERKPVNINEADKEELMECLLIDEDLAEKILEIREQLGGKYENALQLLYVDGISKIKLSEMKEFILLE, encoded by the coding sequence ATGAATAACGAACTGCGGGAAAAAGCAAAGAAATACGGTATCTACGCGGTGCTGGCAGCAGCGCTGCTGATATCTGCTGCCGTTTCCGCAGTGCTGGATAAAAAGGAAAGCAAGAGAGTTATCATTTACAGCACTTCGGGAACTGAAAATACTATCGGACAAGATGAGAGCAGTAAGTTGAAGACCGAGAAAAGCAAAAGTATCACCACAAAAAAGACATCAAAAGTGACTGAAGCAAAGACAACCAAGCAGACCACTTCTAAAACTTCAAAGACCACTAAGGTCAAAACTTCAAGAACAACAAAGCCGACCAAAGAAACATCGGAGATCAGCTTTCCTATCGACATCAATCTTGCGACCTACGATGAACTTCTTGCCATCAACGGCATAGGCGAAGGCACGGCAAGGGCAATACTTGATCTTAAAAACAGAGTTGGCGTGATAACCTACATGGAAATGCTTCTTGAGATATCAGGCATCGGTGAAAGTAAACTTGCTGTGCTATCTGAATATCTTTATGTAGATGATGCAGACTATTCTCCCCCGCCGGATACGACAACCGAAATACATACCACTGTACCTGCGGAAACTCCCCCGCCTGAAACAACAGTCACCGAGCCTCCCGAAGATATAACAGACTCATCAACATTAACCGAAACAGAACCACCCGTCAAAGAACGAAAACCCGTCAACATCAATGAAGCAGATAAAGAAGAACTGATGGAATGTCTGCTGATAGATGAAGACCTTGCAGAAAAGATCCTGGAGATACGGGAACAACTTGGCGGAAAGTACGAAAACGCTCTTCAGCTCTTGTATGTCGATGGCATCAGCAAGATTAAACTCTCTGAAATGAAAGAATTCATTTTACTTGAATAA